The proteins below come from a single Triticum aestivum cultivar Chinese Spring chromosome 5D, IWGSC CS RefSeq v2.1, whole genome shotgun sequence genomic window:
- the LOC123125202 gene encoding F-box protein At3g07870-like gives MDFSTSTDVLADVLQRLPPCARRRARLVCKLWRETVDERTTEMQSRAKVLLWNTRTAVAYVVVDDISSSPTGRCRELWSGGSPPMYSQWDADLQLVGTCNGLLCICDNGGSTGGEVALVNPVTCEMLTLPPLPCGDQLGDRRSCRWDKAYSFAYHPTSGRYKVVHVPCIFERAYDFDAVQVLTVEKEATWREVLTPGGARCNLKAGVVSVDGTTYWVTKGGAARVVSLSLDDDERVAGFAGFALPSPALSAGPDNYHLPEVRGRLGVVVHDPFGGTTGVWVRGEKGRWTRRCGLWSQDPTRPHFVHGEHVTTFQGSSLRGHRRKGARLLSSPCDVTVSDKDQGTLLAKVKGGARHYWTFAYVETTEPLGAYGGKPPSMASATALQGEGYLERQLGGLQAPWAVFVLLFDFFVLLLAFFIACLQK, from the exons ATGGATTTCTCCACGTCCACGGACGTGTTGGCGGATGTCCTGCAGCGGCTCCCACCTTGCGCCCGGCGCCGTGCCCGCCTCGTCTGCAAGCTCTGGCGCGAGACCGTCGACGAACGCACCACGGAGATGCAGAGCCGGGCCAAGGTCCTCCTCTGGAACACCCGCACCGCCGTCGCCTACGTCGTCGTCGATGACATCTCGTCGTCGCCCACGGGGCGCTGCAGGGAGCTGTGGAGCGGCGGTAGCCCCCCCATGTATTCCCAATGGGATGCCGACCTGCAGCTAGTCGGCACGTGCAACGGCCTGCTCTGCATCTGCGACAACGGCGGGAGCACCGGCGGCGAGGTCGCGCTGGTAAACCCGGTGACCTGCGAGATGCTGACCCTCCCGCCGCTGCCGTGCGGCGACCAGCTCGGCGACCGACGCTCCTGCAGGTGGGACAAGGCGTACAGCTTCGCCTACCACCCGACGTCCGGGCGGTACAAGGTGGTGCACGTCCCCTGCATCTTTGAGAGGGCCTACGACTTCGACGCCGTGCAGGTGCTCACGGTCGAGAAAGAGGCGACGTGGCGGGAGGTGCTGACCCCCGGCGGCGCGAGGTGCAACCTCAAAGCCGGCGTCGTCAGCGTCGACGGCACGACGTACTGGGTCACGAAGGGCGGCGCGGCTAGGGTGGTGTCtttaagcctcgacgacgacgagcgCGTCGCCGGCTTCGCGGGCTTCGCCTTGCCGTCGCCTGCTCTTTCCGCCGGCCCCGATAACTACCACCTGCCGGAGGTGCGCGGGCGGCTGGGCGTCGTCGTCCACGATCCCTTCGGGGGCACGACCGGGGTGTGGGTTCGAGGGGAGAAGGGGAGGTGGACTCGCCGGTGCGGCCTCTGGTCGCAAGACCCCACGCGGCCGCACTTCGTGCACGGCGAGCACGTCACCACGTTCCAAGGGTCGTCGTTGCGCGGCCACCGGCGGAAAGGCGCGCGGCTATTGTCGTCCCCATGCGACGTTACGGTCAGCGACAAGGACCAGGGGACGCTGCTCGCCAAGGTCAAGGGCGGGGCTCGCCACTACTGGACGTTCGCCTACGTCGAGACGACGGAGCCATTGGGTGCTTATGGTGGCAA ACCCCCATCCATGGCTTCTGCGACGGCGCTCCAAGGTGAGGGCTACCTCGAACGCCAGTTAGGTGGTCTGCAAGCTCCGTGGGCTGTGTTCGTTCTGCTATTCGACTTCTTTGTTCTGCTGCTCGCCTTCTTCATCGCGTGTCTTCAGAAATAA